A genomic region of Arachis hypogaea cultivar Tifrunner chromosome 5, arahy.Tifrunner.gnm2.J5K5, whole genome shotgun sequence contains the following coding sequences:
- the LOC112799952 gene encoding putative U-box domain-containing protein 50 has protein sequence MDEIQREKVYVGVGIDVQDGFKVLNWVLKNWNNNNSHPISIVILHVAHNFSNDYVSTPFGKLPARSVNEEKLEVLKKYEEDKIKKLFSKYIAYCDKAKVPAEILQVEKVDEPIQKRILDLIFSLGITKLVIGFSFMKPSLKSRSAISGLFYVHQHKPSFCELFIVCGGEQVFLRSKNEEKIMEDENGVTVARLKDKVTFKDWLEKIMFNDNNNNNNNNNNNNNNNNKSNASTSKNLESSAVTQNQWEFYLREIDNYYQELLMSYSNLDERSCVQENDGSSQIGPIETGVIIEQNNSSSNTSATEKIEILQNKLNEAQMTIQMKKKEAKDQIERRTKAEWAICLCNSRAEEVESRIKEEVSAREEIKKEVEEEKEQTQEIRIDVEERKRRLKSLSELHSELSKRVHVSKIAKSRAERQLEKAIAERAEMVREIEELRRQRDVLNRRIEFCKQKDAIGMAARLMSQEEAAACAFREYSEEELRLATDNFSDRLRFKSGGDWSHVYKGRMPHSTVAIKMLASSLSLQDFQSKVRILGDIRQPHLIAMVGFCSEPKCVVFEYMHNGSLRDILFSRRRNRALKWHDRIRIATEVCSGLSFLNSVKPRPAIHCHLTPSNVLLDRNYVAKITGFGLDECNDEECNVESDIRALGVFLLHLLTGRNWAGLVEEAMIVDTDREAFVGVLDETAGAWPLDLAKEIAGLGMRCMSRGELSIGVVMEELREIRRKGDEIAAREGRRVMRSGSGADRDWSSAVPSVYLCPILQDVMKNPHVAADGFSYELEAIQHWLQTGHDTSPMTNLRLKHTFLTPNHSLRSLIEDWHTKNNTSSAVLN, from the exons ATGGATGAAATTCAGAGGGAAAAAGTCtatgttggtgttggaattgATGTGCAAGATGGATTCAAGGTTTTGAATTGGGTTCTCAAGAATTGGAACAATAATAATTCTCATCCAATTTCTATTGTTATTCTCCATGTTGCTCACAACTTCTCCAATGATTATGTTTCTACACCAT TTGGGAAACTTCCAGCAAGATCTGTGAATGAAGAGAAGCTTGAAGTTCTAAAGAAGTATGAAGAAGATAAAATCAAGAAGCTCTTTTCCAAGTATATTGCTTATTGTGATAAAGCCAAG gtgCCGGCAGAAATTCTTCAAGTTGAGAAAGTTGATGAACCTATCCAAAAGCGCATCCTAGATTTGATCTTTAGCCTTGGAATTACCAAATTGGTCATTGGCTTTTCATTCATGAAGCCCTCCTT GAAATCAAGAAGTGCCATAAGTGGATTGTTCTATGTTCACCAGCACAAACCATCATTCTGTGAATTGTTCATAGTTTGTGGTGGAGAACAAGTGTTCCTGAGAtcaaaaaatgaagagaaaatcATGGAGGATGAAAATGGTGTCACGGTTGCAAGGTTAAAAGACAAGGTAACCTTCAAAGATTGGCTTGAGAAAATAATGTTcaacgataataataataataataataataataataataataataataataataacaaatcaaACGCATCAACTTCAAAAAATCTTGAGTCATCAGCAGTTACCCAGAACCAATGGGAATTTTATCTTCGAGAAATTGATAATTACTATCAAGAATTGTTGATGTCATACTCCAATTTGGATGAGAGAAGCTGTGTGCAAGAAAATGATGGTTCATCACAGATTGGTCCAATTGAGACAGGCGTCATTATTGAACAGAACAATTCTTCTTCTAATACG AGTGCTACAGAAAAAATTGAGATCCTacaaaataaattgaatgaagctcaaatgACCATccaaatgaagaagaaagaagccaAGGATCAAATAGAGAGGCGCACAAAAGCAGAATGGGCAATATGTTTATGCAATAGTAGG gCTGAAGAAGTTGAATCAAGAATAAAGGAAGAAGTGAGCGCAAGGGAAGAAATTAAGAAGGAAGTagaggaagaaaaagaacaaacGCAGGAGATTCGAATAGACGtagaagagaggaagaggaggCTCAAGTCACTATCAGAGCTCCATTCCGAGCTCTCAAAGAGGGTGCACGTGTCCAAGATAGCCAAGTCACGTGCGGAGAGGCAGCTGGAGAAAGCGATTGCGGAGAGAGCGGAGATGGTGAGGGAGATAGAGGAGCTGAGGAGACAGAGGGACGTGCTCAACAGAAGGATCGAGTTCTGCAAACAGAAGGACGCAATTGGAATGGCCGCAAGGCTCATGAGCCAAGAGGAGGCGGCTGCGTGTGCTTTCAGGGAGTACTCCGAGGAGGAGCTGCGCCTGGCCACCGACAACTTTTCCGACAGATTGAGGTTCAAGTCCGGTGGAGATTGGAGCCATGTGTATAAAGGACGCATGCCTCATTCCACCGTTGCCATCAAGATGCttgcttcttctttgtccctcCAAGATTTTCAATCTAAG GTGAGAATTCTTGGTGATATTAGGCAGCCTCATCTGATTGCTATGGTGGGCTTTTGCTCCGAGCCCAAATGCGTAGTATTCGAATACATGCACAACGGAAGCTTACGAGACATACTATTTTCTAGGAGAAGAAACCGGGCTTTAAAGTGGCATGATAGAATACGAATAGCTACAGAAGTTTGCTCGGGCCTAAGCTTTCTAAACTCAGTTAAACCAAGGCCCGCTATCCATTGTCACTTGACCCCATCCAACGTCCTCCTAGACCGGAACTATGTAGCCAAGATCACGGGCTTTGGGCTTGATGAGTGCAACGACGAGGAGTGTAACGTTGAGTCAGATATCCGGGCCTTGGGGGTGTTTTTGCTACACCTTTTAACAGGAAGAAATTGGGCCGGGCTTGTTGAGGAGGCGATGATAGTAGACACGGATAGAGAAGCATTTGTTGGGGTTCTTGATGAGACGGCCGGAGCATGGCCGTTGGATCTAGCTAAAGAGATAGCGGGCCTAGGGATGAGGTGCATGTCGAGGGGAGAGTTGAGTATTGGAGTGGTGATGGAGGAGCTGAGAGAGATTAGAAGAAAGGGTGATGAGATAGCAGCAAGAGAAGGGCGAAGAGTAATGAGGAGTGGAAGTGGTGCAGATAGAGATTGGTCAAGTGCTGTACCGAGTGTTTATCTTTGCCCTATACTTCAGGATGTAATGAAGAATCCACACGTGGCGGCAGATGGCTTTTCATACGAGCTTGAAGCAATACAACACTGGTTGCAAACGGGACATGACACGTCACCAATGACAAACTTAAGGCTTAAACACACATTCCTCACCCCTAATCACAGCCTTCGCTCCTTAATTGAAGATTGGCATACCAAGAATAACACATCATCTGCAGTTTTAAATTAG